Sequence from the Paenibacillus tundrae genome:
CTCGTCATTGTGGATCTGATGATTCCGAAAGTGAGTGGCTGGAATGTGTGTAAGCAGATACGTTCACAATCCACGGTGCCCATTATCATCCTGACCGCCAAGTCCGAGGAGGAGAACAAGCTGCTAGGTTTTGAACTGGGAGCGGATGATTATGTAACCAAACCCTTCAGTCCAAGAGTGCTGGTTGCTCGTGCAGAGACGCTGATGAAACGTGTGGAGCACACGATGGGTCAGGAGGATCCAATGATTTCTTTTGGAAATACGGTCATTTATGAGAGAAAGCGTCTTGTGGAGATTAACGGCCAGCCTATTGAGCTGTCTTATAAAGAGTATGATGTGCTGCTGCATTTGCTGAAAAATAAGAACTTTCCGTTAACGCGTGAACATCTGTTAAATCAGGTGTGGGGCGTGGACTATTTTGGTGACCCTCGTGTCGTGGATACACATATCAAAAATCTGCGTAAAAAGCTCGATGCAGACGCTCGTTACATCCGCACGGTGTTTCGCATTGGTTACAAATTTGAGGTTGAGTCATGAAGCCAAGAGGCATTGTATTTAAGCTGTTTGTGGCAAACCTGGTATTCTATATCGTTTTCTTTGCAGCAGTTGTGGCCGGGCATTTCTGGTTCTTCGAACGTTTCTACCAGCATGAGCGAACGACTGAACTCGGTAAAAAGTTAGCCTCCTTCGCTTCGGATTACACCCAGCAGAAATGGCCTGCTGAGAAGACACCAACCGTTATGGGCAGCTTCATTACGCAAAATCATGTGCAAATGGCGATTCTGGATACAGACGGAGAGGTTCGTTACGATAACCCGTTCCGCATTCAACTGAGTACAGACGCAGGGCAGCCGTTATCCATTGCAGTCTCCTTTTTTCCGGATATGTCCGCATTGACGGCATATGGCTTGCAGCCTGGCGATCGCATAACGGTACAGGGAGAGTACTATGTGGAGCAAGGGCATTCGTTATTCTCTCCCTATGTCATTCGTAAGAATGGCTCCCCTGAAGTAGGATCACTACCGTATAATGCGAATCGAGAAGGCGTTATCGAGGTGAGCGGAACGATTGATTCTCTATTGTTGCCAGCACCCGGACAGTGGAATAACAGAGAAGGCATTATGGCTGCTGCGCTTAAGGTATGGTTCCCTCTGCCAGCCGAGTATAACGAGCAGGTGAACCGGGGAGAAGCGTTTCATATGGAGTGGAAGGAGCCCATTAGCGGGGTACATAATCTCGTGTTTGTCCAGCCCATCCTACGTGATGGTAAGGTGATCGAGTATTTATTTGCATTAACACCGTTAACCCAGCTTGGCGAGGCATTTGGCGCACTTGAAGTGTATTATGCCTTTTTCAGTATTACCGGGGCGTTGCTGCTTATTGTGGTTCTTTCGTTTTTATTCTCCAAAATGGTCTCGCGCCCGCTATTACAGCTGAACCGAAACGCGGCACGTATGGCGAAGCTTGATTTCACTGCGATCTCTTCTATTGAAAGTAAAGACGAACTGGGAAGTCTGTCAGAGAGCTTGGTCAGCCTTTCTTCGAATCTGGATCGCACATTGAAGGAACTTCAATTGACGAATGAGAAGCTAGTACTGGAGATGGAATACAAGAGTAAAATGGAAGAGTTGCAAAAGCGCTTTGTTTCCGATGCATCTCATGAGCTCAAGACACCGATTAGTGTGGTGAAGGGGTATGCCGAAGGGCTTCTGGACCAGATCGCCGAAAATAAAAGAGAGCGATACATCCGTACCATTTTACGAGAAGCGGATCGGATGGAGAAATTAGTGCTAGACATGTTGGAGCTTACTCGGCTGGAAGCCGGAGCAGTGAAGTTACATGGTGAGTTATTCTCGGTGAATGAACTTGCATTAGAGTCCATGGAGAAGATGAAGCAGCTTGCGAAGGCGAAGCGCATGGAGATTCAAATTCAGGGAGATCGGAACGTGCACGCTTGGGCGGATCCCGAGAAAATTGAACAGGTACTCCTGAACTATCTCAGTAATGCTATTCGTAACGGTACGGAAGGAAGCCCAATTCAGATTCTTATCCAGCATGATGTACAGAAGCAGAATGTCTGTGTATCGGTAGAAAATGAGGGGTCAACTATTGCAGAGCATGAATTATCCCTGATATGGGATCGTTTCTATCGGGAAGAGGATGCTCGCAGTCGCCAAGCAGGGGGAACCGGTCTAGGATTATCCATCGTGAAGGAAATTATGCAATTACACCAGCAATCGTACGGGGCTGTGAATACGCCTAATGGAGTCAGATTTTATTTTACATTAAATGTTCCATTGGAGGGGTGAACCTATTAAAGCACAGAACTATAAAATCGTACCAACACCTAATGACACGTTCCAATTATATGTTAATGGTCAATTGATCTCTCAAAATCTGTACGATCTGGGCGCAGAACTCAATATGATTCAAATTGATGTGTGTGAACATTGTTTTTACCCCGGATGCTCGTATTCGGGATATGTAGAGGTTCTGGATCTCGGTGAATATGTTGTTTGGAAAGAACCACTCCGTAATCAATATTCATCTTTGAACCGAGAATTTATGGCGGCCTCGGGCATTCGATATGGAAGTTTATTTTGGAGTCGAGAATTATACACGGCATTGCAGCAAGAGATCCAATCCTTAGGGAGAACAGTACATGTGGATGGAGAGCGTTATTTGATGAGTGAGGATGTCTATGATCTGTGGAGAATCAATGGTTCAAGATCATATTCACCAGAACGGCATGATACGTTTTCGCTCGCGACACTATTGGAGAACCAGATTGGGATGTACGCAGAAGATTTGACGGAAGAAGAATGCAGGGCTTGGTTTAATGAAGCGAAGAAACAGCGAACAGTGCCGAATCGTCAGGTCATTCGAGTTCAAGAAATCAATCATACCATGAAGAAAATCGTGATGATGTTCGACCAACCTGTATACAGAGAATGGGATTGCTTATATATTGATGGGAGAGCGTTGTATTACAATGTGGGAGAAGGTGTGGTTACGAGTATTGCAACGACTTAGTGTCATATTGGGTGTGTGATCAAGTTATAAGGAGGACTACCTGTGGAATTAAGACCAATCACATCAATCACGATGGATGAATTTGCTCAGCTCGGACATTTTGGATACGTCTCCACACGTAAATTGGAATGTTCAAGAGAAGAGACGGAGATACCTTACTCTTACTCCGTACGACTCCATCTCATTGATGTAGATCCGCCGTATGTGAAGGAAGAAATGAATGATGAAGAGGATCTGGAGCGATATAACCAGCTTGTTACAATGGGGTATTCGTATGGGGTATATGTCGATCAGCAGTTAGTAGCACTTGCGATTGCTGAGCCTCAATACTGGAATAATACGTTGTTAATCTGGCATCTTCAGGTTCATGAGCGTCATCAGCGGAAAGGGTACGGCAAGATTCTTATCGATAAGATGGCCGAATTGGCTAGAGACAACGGGTTACGAGCGGTGACGGTCGAGACGCAAAATACCAATGTAGCCGCTGTACAGTTCTATATGCAATGCGGATTTCAGATCGAAGGAATTGACCTCTCACTATACTCCAATAACGATACAGGAAGTGAAGAGGTCGCATTGTATATGCGTAGGAAGATTCCACAGCATGAATAACTAGAAGGAGTTGCAACGTTGAAGGATTACGACAAGGGAAAGGTAAGGCTGAGATGGTACGAATACATAAGCATTCATTCATTTAGCTTAATATTACTAGTGATATTTTTGAGTTTAATTAATGTAGAGCCAGAAGATCTCAAAGATTTCATTGAGTTATTCGTTCAGGTCAATATCACCGGCGCATTAGCCATTGCGGCACTTGTGGCCAGCATTGGTACCTTTAGGTGGGACCACTATATCAAAGGATTAAAAGAGGAAGGCATGTTATCTAAAAGATTTAGAAAAAACTATATTTTTAAGAATGCTAAAAATCCATTGTATCTTATTTTATTTATGATCAGTACCTTTATTCTTCTAAGCATTGTGACGTTAATTGCTAGTGTGTTCCTTGGTGAAAGTGAAGTATCCATTCTAACAGTAGATATTAATATTGCACACGTTGTTAGATGGGCATGTCTTAGTCTGGTTGCAATCAACTTAGCCTTGAGTATTGTTATGATTCAGTATTCACTGAAATATATGAAAGAGCTTCTCTATAGATAGAGGATAGCATTGAATTAGGAGCGAAGAAATATGGGACAGAAGCAGTTCTGGTTTTATATCCAACGAGAGATGACCGATTTTATCCAAGACGTCAACTTGTTCAGTGGCTTGGATGATTCTCATCGAGATTATGAAGATACATGGGAATGGTACGAATATGGCTCAAGCGACCTAAGTAATACAGAGGTGTATATCAATATTTCAAGAGCGCACAACGGGGAGCAAGCTAGTTACGAATGTCCGGTCAGGTTAAAGTATCATAACTCAGAGGTAGAGGTTCATACGGTTGGATTAGGGATTTCAATAGAATTAGGTGTGAAAGTATATTATGGTCAAGTCGCCTATGAAGGCGGGAATCAGTATACATATCAAGAGGAGCTTAGTTGGGGAGCATAAACAAGAAGCGGAGGTAGTGAAGATGAGCAGTATTACG
This genomic interval carries:
- a CDS encoding response regulator transcription factor, translated to MRRSVLLIEDEESIRELVSDYFTQSSWQVIEAANGEEALELFETRPVDLVIVDLMIPKVSGWNVCKQIRSQSTVPIIILTAKSEEENKLLGFELGADDYVTKPFSPRVLVARAETLMKRVEHTMGQEDPMISFGNTVIYERKRLVEINGQPIELSYKEYDVLLHLLKNKNFPLTREHLLNQVWGVDYFGDPRVVDTHIKNLRKKLDADARYIRTVFRIGYKFEVES
- a CDS encoding sensor histidine kinase — its product is MKPRGIVFKLFVANLVFYIVFFAAVVAGHFWFFERFYQHERTTELGKKLASFASDYTQQKWPAEKTPTVMGSFITQNHVQMAILDTDGEVRYDNPFRIQLSTDAGQPLSIAVSFFPDMSALTAYGLQPGDRITVQGEYYVEQGHSLFSPYVIRKNGSPEVGSLPYNANREGVIEVSGTIDSLLLPAPGQWNNREGIMAAALKVWFPLPAEYNEQVNRGEAFHMEWKEPISGVHNLVFVQPILRDGKVIEYLFALTPLTQLGEAFGALEVYYAFFSITGALLLIVVLSFLFSKMVSRPLLQLNRNAARMAKLDFTAISSIESKDELGSLSESLVSLSSNLDRTLKELQLTNEKLVLEMEYKSKMEELQKRFVSDASHELKTPISVVKGYAEGLLDQIAENKRERYIRTILREADRMEKLVLDMLELTRLEAGAVKLHGELFSVNELALESMEKMKQLAKAKRMEIQIQGDRNVHAWADPEKIEQVLLNYLSNAIRNGTEGSPIQILIQHDVQKQNVCVSVENEGSTIAEHELSLIWDRFYREEDARSRQAGGTGLGLSIVKEIMQLHQQSYGAVNTPNGVRFYFTLNVPLEG
- a CDS encoding GNAT family N-acetyltransferase; its protein translation is MELRPITSITMDEFAQLGHFGYVSTRKLECSREETEIPYSYSVRLHLIDVDPPYVKEEMNDEEDLERYNQLVTMGYSYGVYVDQQLVALAIAEPQYWNNTLLIWHLQVHERHQRKGYGKILIDKMAELARDNGLRAVTVETQNTNVAAVQFYMQCGFQIEGIDLSLYSNNDTGSEEVALYMRRKIPQHE